The nucleotide window AGCGCCGATGCCAGGTCCACACGGTCTGCCAGGGCCCGTAGACCTCGGGCAGATCCCTCCAAGCGATTCCGCACCGGTACCGGTAGATGATCGCCTCCACCATGGTGCGGGCGTCGGCGAACGGCCTGCCGGCGCGGCCGGTCCGGGTCGGGAGCATCGGGGCGATCAACTCCCATTGGGTGTCAGAGAGCATCTGGAACCGGGACATGTCCCCAGGGTCTCAGCTGACTCGTGCATCTATTCTCAGACACGCCCTAGTTGCGCGGACCTCCTGGGATCGGGCCATGGTGCCGGCCGCTTGCCGGGCGGCACCCCGACAAGGGTACACGTTATGCTGTACCGTTCTAGGCATGAGCACCACGACCCTCACTCATGTCTCGGCGTTGTCCCGACTGGGCCATGCCCTCTCTGATGACACCCGGACCCGGATCCTGCTGGCCCTGCGTGATGGGCCGGCCCGCCCGTCGGCGCTGGCCGGGGAGCTGGGGGTGTCCAAGCAGGTGATGTCCAACCAGTTGGCCTGCCTGCGCGGCTGCGGGCTGGTGACCACTACCGCCGAGGGCCGCAACGTCTGGTACGCCCTGGCCGACCCCCGGCTGGGCCAGACCCTTGGGGAGCTGCTGGAGTTGACGCTGACCATCGACCCGGATTGCTGCTCCGCTGCGGGATGCACCTGCGCATGAGCACCCTCACGCTGAGCTCCAAGCCCCTCACGGACGACCGCCGTGCGGTCCTGCACCGCCGGATCCGCTGGATCGTGGCCGGAACCATCACCTACAACGTGATCGAGGCGGCCATCGCCCTGGCCGCCGGCACCGTGGCCTCGTCCTCCGCGTTGATCGGCTTCGGCTTGGACTCCATCGTGGAGGTCCTCTCCGCCGCCGCGGTGGCCTGGCAGTTCGCCACCCCGGACCCGCACCGCCGGGAGAAGGTGGCGCTGCGCCTGATCGCCTTCTCCTTCTTCGGCTTGGCCGCCTTCATCACCGTCGACGCCGTGCGCACCCTGTTCGGGGCCGGGCAACCGGAGCATTCCACGGTGGGGATCGTGCTGGCCGCCGTGAGCTTGGCCATCATGCCGTTCGTGTCCTGGTTCGAGCGGCGCACTGGCCGCGAACTCGGGTCCGCCTCCGCGGTGGCCGACTCCAAACAGACCCTGATCTGCACCTACCTCTCGGCGGTCCTGCTGGTGGGCCTGGTCCTCAACAGCACCCTGGGCTGGACCTGGGCCGACCCAGTCGCGGCCCTGGTGATCGCCGCCGTCGCCCTCAAGGAAGGGGTGGAGGCCTGGCGCGGGGATGCCTGCTGCACCCCCGCCTCCGCGCTGATCGCCGGGGACCAGAACGAGAAGGACGGCGATGGCTGCGGGGCGGATTGCGCCTGCTGTGCGCATTCAGCGTGCCTTCAGTATCGCCGGACAGGATGGTGACGTTCAGCTGATGATTCATCGAGTGGAAGAGACCCTGGTATGAGCGGACACGATCATTCCCATGCTCTTCCGGCGGCGGGCCGGCGGGGCCGGCTGGCCGTGGTCTTCTCCATCACCGCGACGATCATGGTCGCCGAGGTCATCGGCGCGCTGGCTTCGGGCAGTCTGGCCCTGCTGGCCGACGCCGGGCACATGTTTACTGACTCAGCCGGGTTGCTGATCGCCCTGACCGCCACGACCCTGGCGCTGCGCCCGGCCACGGACAAGCGCACCTGGGGGTACAAGCGCGCCGAGATCATCGCCGCGGCCGCGCAGGCCGCGGTGCTGCTGGCCGTGGGCGGCTTCGTAGCCGTGGAGGGCGTACGCCGGCTCATCGAACCCCCCGAGGTCGAATCCACCGCGATGCTCTGGTTCGGGGTGATCGGTTTGGCTGGCAACCTCATCGGTCTGGCGATCCTGGCCTCTTCCCGAGGTGAGAACCTGAACATGAAGGCCGCGTTCCTGGAGGTACTCAACGACGCCCTGGGATCGGTCGCAGTGATCGTTTCGGCGATCGTGATCGCCACCACCGGCTGGAATCGCGCCGATGCGGTGGTGTCCCTGTTGATCGCCGCACTGATCGTGCCCAGAGCCCTGATCCTGCTTCGCGACACCATCGACGTACTCATGGAGACCACCCCCAAGGGCTTGGACCTGGAGGCGGTCCGCATCCGGCTATCGGAGCTGCCGCACGTGCTGGAGGTCCATGACCTGCACGCTTCACGCATCGACTCCGACACCCCCGTGCTCTCCGCGCACGTCACCGTGCACAACGGCTGCCTGACCGCCGCGCACCTGGGCACTGTGCTGACCGACCTGCAACGGTGCGTGGCCCAGGATTTCCAAGTACCCATCGAACACTCCACCTTCCAAATCGAACCGGCCACCCACCCCCACACTGAGACCCTCCACCCCTGACCCACCCCTGCATCCCAGCCCCAGCTCATTCCCACCCCGACGGCACGGTGCCGTCGCCACCGACCGAAACGGATCCCTTCGTGAGCACACCGACCCGCAATCCGACCCCCTCTGATCCGTCAACACCGGGCACCACATCCCGCAAGGCCAAGACCATCGTCTGGGTCGTACTGGCCGCTGTGGTGCTGGCCGGGCTGATCGTCGGAGTGGTGGCCGCCAGCGGCCCCCGCGACGCCGCCCCCCAGGGCTCCGGGCAAACTGCCTCCTCCGAGACCGGGCAGAGCGCCCCCTCGGAGGCCACGCCGGTGATGCGCCCAGACAGCCGGGTACTGTCCAAGGCCCCGAACGAGCAGGCCGTGCTGGTGGAGTTCCTGGACTTCGAGTGCGAGGGCTGCAAGGCCGCCTACCCGGTCGTGGAAGAACTGCGCGCCGAGTACGCCGACACGGTGACCTTTGTGCACCGCTACTTCCCGCTGCCCGGACATCCCAACTCGATGACCGCCGCCGTAGCCGTGGAAGCCGCCGGCCAGCAGGGACAGTACGAGGCGATGTATCAGCAGATGTTCGACACCCAGGAGCAGTGGAGCCATACCACTGAGGACCGGAGCCCGGTGTTCCGCGGTTACGCCGAGGATCTCGGCCTGGACATGGCCGCCTACGATGCCGCGGTGGCTGACCCGGCCACCCGCGACCGCATCGAGGCCGACGTGGCCGACGGGACCGCGCTGGGCGTGCAGGGCACCCCGACCTTCTTCCTGGACGGACAGATGCTCACTCTGAACACCCTCGAGCAGTTCCGCGCCGAGGTCGACGCCGCCGCCACGACGGACTGACCGGGCCCATGAGTGTCCCCGACACCGACACCAATTCACCCGTGACGATCCCCACGACCACCACCGACCGCCCTGCCGGTACCGGGCAGGCCTCCGACGTAGCGGGGATACCGACTGTCGCCCGGCACCGTCCGTTCGGCCTGGTGCTGTTGATCACCGGGGTGGTCGGCTGGGTGGCCTCGGCGATCCTGGTGCTCGAACGCCTGGAGCTGTACGAGGATGCCGGGTACATCACCAGCTGTGACATCAACCCCTGGGTGTCTTGCGGGAAGGTGATGGGGACCTGGCAGTCCGAGCTGTTCGGCTTCCCCAACCCGTTGATCGGCATCGTGGCGTTCGCCGTGGTCATCACCACCGCCATGGTGACCCTCTCCGGGGCGAGCCCCGGGCGCTGGTACTGGGCCGGCCTGCAGGCCGGGGTCACCGCCGGCACGGTGTTCACCATCTGGCTGTGGTCCCAGGCGTTGTTCGAGATCCACATCCTGTGCCTGTACTGCATGATCGTGTGGGCGGCGATGATCCCGCTGTTCATCCTGCTCACCGTGCGCAACCTCGCCCACGGCGTGATCCCCGCGCACGCCGCGGTGGTGCGGTTCTCCGCCGGCTGGGCCGGAACCCTGGTGGCCATCGCCTATGTGGCCGTGGCCGCCTCGGTGTTCTGGACCTTCTTCCCGGCCCTCACCGGTTACTGACACACCAGCCGCACTACGGCCCGCCCACGCGCCCGCAACGAGGAGAAACCACACCATGGCCGAGACCGACGTGCTAGTGATCGGCGCCCGCCAAGCAGGGCTGGCGCTCGGGCACTACCTGAGGCGTGAGGAGCCGAGCTGTCGGCAAAGCCGGACACAGGTTGGGAAACCGAGAAGGGCAGGCAGTAGGTTCCTTGTCCAACAGGCCCTCTACCGCCACGTCGCGACAACCGGGCAGCTCCGTGAGGATGGAGGCAAGGTCCTCGCCCGGAAAGGAAGTACATGATCGGCTGGCTGGAGCGGTGGCAGATTCCCTTGTACCTGGTTGCCCTGGGAGCCGGTGCCGCTTGCGGAAGCGGCATAACCGAACCGACACCGTGTCCACGATCAAGGGCCAAGGCCCCACTCCTACTCCGGCCTCATCTGACCCCGCTCCGGCACCACCACCGCGGCCGAAGTCGCCGACGTTTGATCGCCTCGATGAAGGGAAATTCGCTATGCCGCCGATCGACCAGTGGGTCACGTTCGAACCCCTCACCGGCTCACCCGTCGGCATCGCCGCTCTGCTGTTCGCGGCACTGTATCTGCGAGGAGCGATCTGGATGTGGCGAAACAGGCGCCGTTGGGCGATCGCCCGCACAGCATCGTTCCTGATCGGGTGCGCCCTGATCTTCGCTATCACGATGTTCGGTGTGAACCGTCTCGCGACGGAATCCATCACAGCGCTGGTGTTCCAGCAGATCACCCTGCTGACCGTCGTTCCGCCGCTCCTCATCGCAGGGTCACCCGGGCTGCTGCTCCTGCGCAGCACACCGCACACCGGCCTCGGGCGTCTCGTGCTCCGTGCCGCGCACGGGGGACTGCGCTCACGATTCTGGAGCGCCGCACTGCACCCTGTGGTCGCCATCGTCATTGCGATACTGCTGTACCCGGTCCTCTACCTGACCGACGCGATCAGCGTCATCATGCGCATCCCCTTCGGCCAGGACGCCTTGCTCTTCGTCATCCTCGTCCTCGGCATCGTCTCGGCAACACCGCTATGGTCCTCCGATCCGCTACCGCGCCAACCCTCCTTCGCCGCACGATTCGTCGATATCGCCGTCGAGATCCAGATCCACGCCATTTTCGGCCTGATCCTGCTCCGTACCGCCACACCGCTGTTCAGCGCATACGCCACCCCCACAGGCAGCCATGACCCCGTCATCGACCAGGCGATCGCCGGCACGCTGGTATGGACCTACGCGGAGCTGCCGATGTTCGTAGTGCTCATCGTCTGCCTGTCCCGCTGGCGAGCCCGCGACGTGCGCACCTCGAGACAGCGACAGAAAGCCGAGGACGCCGAACTCGACTCTTACAACGAGTACCTCGCCAGCCTCTCCCGAAGACGGAACGAGAGCTAGGGCATGTCTGACAATCGTTTGGACCACGCGAGCACAGCGTTCAACACCACGGCGGCCCGGTAGACGATCGCGTACTTGTCGTACCGGGTCGCCAGGCCCCGCCATTGCTTCAGGTGCGCGTACTGGCGCTCGATCACGTTCCGGCCCTTGTAAGCCTGCGAGTCCAGGCCCACGGGACGGCCACCGGCCGAGCCGCGGCGCCTGCGGTGGCCCTGCTGATCCGCCGGCTCGGGGATCACGGCTTTGATCCGGCGGGCACGCAGGTGGGTGCGGATCGCCCGGGAGGAGTACGCCTTGTCGCCCAGCACCGCCTCGGGGCGGGTCCGGGGCCGCCCTACCGGCCGTGCCACGCGCAGCCGCCCCAGCAGCGGCAGCAGCATCGGGGAGTCCCCGGCTTGGCCGGGGGTGATCAGGCTGACCAGCGGCAGCCCGGTCCCATCGACGAGCTGATGGATCTTCGTGCTCAGCCCGCCACGGGAGCGCCCGATGCCGTGATCGGCCGGCTCCTCACGCGGATTCTTGTAGTTCGATCCATCCCCCTGTGTGGCGGGTGATGTTCGTCGCGTGCTGATGCGCGCGGGCGATCGTGGAGTCCACCGAGACCGACCAATCGATCAGGCCTTCGGCGTCAGCGGCGGCGGTCAGCGTGGCCAGCACCGTGTCCCAGGTGCCTTCTTCAGCCAAGCGCCGATGCCAGGTCCACACGGTCTGCCAGGGCCCGTAGACCTCGGGCAGATCCCTCCAAGCGATTCCGCACCTGTATCGGTAGATGATCGCCTCCACCATGGTGCGGGCGTCGGCGAACGGCCTGCCGGCGCGGCCGGTCCGGGTCGGGAGCATCGGGGCGATCAACTCCCATTGGGCATCGGAGAGCATCTGGAAGCGGGACATGCCTTCCAGGGTGTCAGCTGGCCCCCTGGATCCATTCTCAGACACGCCCTAGGAGCGTCCCCATGGCCGAGTCTCTCGCCCCGCCCGCGGCCCCCGTCGCCGAAGCCCCCGTCACCCCCGTCCAGCGCCGCCGAGCGTTCGTCGGCGCCATCGCTGGCCACCTCATCGAGTGGTACGACTACGGCGTCTACGGCTTCCTCGCCGTCTACGTGGCCGCCAACTTCTTCAAGAGTGAGGACCCAACGGTCGGCATCCTGGCCGCCTTCGCCGTCTTCGCGCTCAGCTTCTTCGTCCGTCCGCTCGGCGGCCTGTTCTTCGGGCCCCTCGCGGACCGGATCGGCCGCCGCAAGACCCTCATGCTCGTGCTCGGGCTGATGTGCAGCGCCACGGCCGTGATCGGCATGCTGCCCACCTACGCGACCATCGGCGTCGCGGCCCCGGCCCTGCTCATGCGCCTGGTCCAGGGCTTCTCCGCCGGCGGCGAGGTGTCCACCATCTCGGCGTTCGTGGCCGAGTACGCCGTCAAGGGCCGGCGCGGCTTCGCGACCTCCTTCCTCATGGTCACCGCCGCCGTGGGCCTGCTGCTGGGCGGCGTCGTCGCCAACGGCCTGGGCGCGATCATCGGCACCGAGGCCATGGCCGCGTGGGGCTGGCGCCTGCCGTTCCTGCTGGCCGGCGTGCTGGGCGCGGTGGCGGTGTTCATCCGCATGAAGCTCGAGGACAGCCCTGAGTTCCAGCGCCTGCACACCGAGGGCCGCACCTCGAAGGCCCCGCTGCGCGAGACCCTGCGTCACCAGCGGCAGCTCTTCCTCATGGGCGCGGTCATCACACTGCTGGGTTCCACGTTCTACCTCGTGCTGACCTACCTGACCACCTACATGAAGACCATCCTGGAGGTCGAGCCGGGCGCCATCTTCTGGCTGGTCCTGCTGACGGGCGTCACCGCCGCGGCGTTCATGCCGGTCGGCGGCGCGATCTCGGACCGCATGGGCGACCGCCGCCCCATGCTCGCGATCGGCGCCCTGCTGGTCTCCGGCGCCGTGGTCTGGTTCTTCCTCACCGCGCCCGGCACAGAGGGCTCCCTGCCCCTCGTCCCCTCGCTGCTGGCCCTCGGCGTCACCACCGGCCTGTACTGCGGCATCCCGTACGCCACCATGACCGAGCTCATGCCGGCCCACGTCCGCTCCACCGGCGTCGCCCTGGGATACAACGTGCCGGTGGCCCTCTTCGGCGGCTCGGCCCCGTTCATCGCCACCTGGCTGATCAAGCAGACCGGAGACGTCGCCTCCCCGATGTACTTCTTCCTCGCCACCGCGGCCGTGTCCCTGCTCGGCGTGGCGATGCTGCGCCCGGCCGACCTGCTCGGCCACGAGGACGTACCGGTGACCGGCTCGCTGGACGCGGTGGGCGCCCCCGTGCGCCCGGTACTTTCGAACGTGACTTCGGGGGAATGAGCGCTTTCGAACGTGAGATAGGCCCTATCTCACGTTCGAAAGCGCTCGGGCGTGCGGGGCGTCAGCCCCGGGCCGCGCGGAAGGTGACCTGCACCTGGACCATCGGCTTGTCCGCCACGGGGCCGCCGTCGGCGCCGACCGGCACGAGGTCCACGTCCACGAGGCGCAACGACCGGCCGGCGTGCCGCACCCGCGTGAGGGCGACCATCTCGCCGTGGCCCGGGCGGACGAACACCACGCGCACGCCCTGGACGTCGTAGCGCTCGCGGTCCGGCATGGCCGCCTGCGCGGCCGTGACCGCCCGCAGGGTCATGGCCCCGCCGTGCACCGCACCGGAGGGGTTGGCCAGTTCGGGCTTGGGGGCGAAGCGGGCGCCCGGGGTCGCCGCGGCGGCGACCCCGGGGCGCACGTCCCGCTCGGCCGGAGCCAACGACGCCGGGCGGGCGGCCAGCAGCACCGGCAAGGGCACGCGGGTCTCGGCTCCGCGGGGCAGCCGTCCGGCCGCAACGAACTCGGCCATCCGCTCCGGTGCTCCGGCGGGCACCGACTGGAACCAGCCGGTCGCCTCGACCACGCGCCGTCCGTCGGCGTCCTCGAGCCAGGCCCGGGCCACGCCACCCCCCGCATCCCAGCTCAGCGGGCGGGTCCAGCACTCCAGCAGCGGGCCGTCGTCGTCCCCGGCCGTGACGGCCGCGGCGTCGAAGGCGGGCAGCGGGCCGAGCACGTTGACCTGCAGCTCGGTGGTGACCACGGCCTCGATGTCCCGGGCCGCGTGGTGCACGGCCACCGCGGTGGCGTTGTCCATGATCACGGTGGCCGCCGCGCCAGTGGGCCGCCCGTCCAGGTCGAGGCACCAGGGTCCGACCTCGAACGCTGCCGGGTTGAGGGCGCCGTCCCGCGCGCTCATCATGGCATGACGACGGATGCCGAACAGCTGCTCCGCGCGTCCGGAGGCGTGGGAGCGGGGGCCGGTGGGCGAGTCCGCGGTGGGGCTGGTGGTGGTCTGCACGGGCAGAACGCTAGCCCACGGCCCGGCGGTGACACGGCAGATCATTGGATGTCCTATTATCGTGGTGACGACAGTCACACCATGACCCGGACACCGTGCGCCTGTGCGCCATGGCCAAGCTCGTGGCCACCGAGTCCGGCTACGAGGCCGCCGACACCGCCCTGCAGCTGCACGGCGGCTACGGCTACCTGCACGAGTACGGCGTGGAGAAGCTCGTCCGGGACCTGCGTGTGCACCGGATCCTCGAGGGCTCGAACGAGATCATGCGCCTGATCGTGGGCCGCGGCCTGATCGGCTGAGACCGGGGGCCCGCCCGGTCGCCCCCCACAGCACGGCGCCCCGCGGTCACCACACGTGACCACGGGGCGCCGTCCGTCGGGGCGGGCTCAGCCGAGCTGCAGCGGGTCCACCCCGGACACGGGCTCGAAGTGCCTGGCCACGTCCTCGGCCGAGACGTCCTCGAGCCGGGCCGGACTCCACGTCGGTTCCTTGTCCTTGTCCACGAGCAGCGCGCGGATGCCCTCGGCCATGTCCGGCTCGCGCATCAGGTGGGTGCCGATCGTGAACTCCTGGCGCAGCGCGTCGGCCACGGTCAGGTCCGCCCCGCGCGCGGCCAACCGGCGCTGGGCCTCATGGGCCACGGCGACGGCGGTCGGCGACTTGGTGCGGATGGCCTCGGCGGCCTTCCCCGCGGCCTCGGCGTGCTCCCCGCCCGCGGCGGCGCGCTCGTCCAGGGTGGCGAGGACCTCGGCGGCCGTCTCCCGGCCGTAGGCGTCCTCGATCCACTCGCGGCCGGCCACGAGGGCGGAGGCGGGCCGCTCGCCCTCGGCCACGGCGAAGCGAGCGAGCACCTCATCGGCGGCGGCGAAGGCGGCCTCATCGCGCGTGCCCGCGCCCTCGGCCGGGGCGAGGGCACCGAGTGCCCCGGCGAGCGCCTGCTCGAGCTCGTCCAGCCGGGCGGACTCCACGAAGACGTCCGCCAGGCCCAGGGCCACCGCGTCGGACCCGGAGGCGTGCGCCGAGGTCGCGGCCAGGTGCCGGCCGGCCTGGAAGGGGGAGCGGGCCAGGTGGAACGAGCCGCCGACGTCGGGGGTGAACCCGATCGCCGTCTCGGGCATGCCGGCGCGGGTGCGCTCGGTGGCCACGCGGTGGGAGCCGTGCACGGACACGCCCATGCCGCCGCCCAGGACGATGCCGTCCATGAAGGCCACGTACGGCTTGGGGTAGGTGGCGATGCGCTCGTTCATCGCGTACTCGTCGCGGAAGAACTGCTCGGCCTCCGCGAACCGCCCGGCCAGGAGGGAGGCGCGCAGGGAGACGACGTCGCCGCCGGCGCACAGCCCCTTCTCGCCGGCACCGCGGATCAGCACGCCGCGCACGGCGGGGTCCGCGGCCCAGTCGGTCAGGGCTGCGTCGATCGTCTGGACCATGTCCTGCGTCAGCGCGTTCAGGGCGCGCGGACGGTTCAGCGTGATGCGGCCGAGGCCGTCGCGGACCTCGAGGAGCACATCGCCCGCCGCGCCCTCCCGTGCGGCCGCGGGGGCCGTCGTCGCGGTGGTCTGCGCGTCGCTCATCGGTGCTGCCACCCCGCCTCGCGCTTGGACACGAACGCGTCCATGCCCTCCTTCTGGTCCGCGGTGGAGAAGCCGGCGTGAAACACGCGACGCTCGAACGCGATGCCCTGGGCGAGCGTGGTCTCGAAGGCCGCGTTGACGGCCTCCTTGGCCATCTGCGCGGTGGGCTTGGACTTGGACGCGATGGTCGCGGCGACCTCGAGGGCCTCGGCGACGACCGCGTCGTCGGCCACCACGCGGCTGACGAGGCCGATCCGTTCCGCCTCCTCCGCCCCGACCATGCGGCCGGTGAGGATCATGTCCATCGCCTTGGCCTTCCCGACGGCGCGGGTCAGGCGCTGCGAGCCGCCCATGCCGGGGATGACGCCGAGATTGATCTCCGGCTGGCCGAACTTCGCGCCCTCGCCGGCGATCAGCACGTCCGCCATCATCGCGAGCTCGCAGCCGCCGCCGAGCGCGTAGCCGGTCACGGCCGCGACGATCGGCGTGCGCGCCCGGGTCAGGCCCTCCCACCCGGCGAACCAGTCGGCCGCGTACATCTCCGAGAAGTCCTTGGCGGCCATCTCCTTGATGTCCGCGCCGGCCGCGAAGGCCTTGGGCGATCCGGAGAGGACGATCGCGCCCACCGCGGGGTCGACGTCGGCCTCCTGCACGGCCGCGACGACGGCCTTCATGGTGGCCTCGTCCAACGCGTTGAGCGCCTTCGGCCGGTTGAGGCGCACATGCGCCACGCGGCCCTCGCGCTCGACGACGATCGGCGACGCGGCGCCGTCGGGGGTGGTCTGCTCGGTCATGCCTGATTCTCCTCGGTGTGTGCTGCCCGGATGTCCTCGATGATGCCGGAGAAGTCGCGCCCGGCTCCATCCCCGGCCGCGTACTCGGCGTACTTGGCCTGCGCGAGGCGGCCCATGTCCGCCGCCACGCCCTGCTGGTCCAGGGCCTGCAGGGCGAGGCCGAGGTCCTTGGACATGAGGGCGCCGGCGAAGCCCGGCCGGTAGTCGCGGTTCGCGGGGGAGCCCGGCACCGGGCCGGGCACGGGGCAGTTGGTGGTGAGCGCCCAGCACTGCCCGGAGGCCTGGCTCATCACGTCGTAGAGGGCCTGGTGGTCCAGGCCGAGGCGCTCGCCGAGCACGAAGGCCTCGGCCACGGCGATCTGCGTGACGCCCAGGACCATGTTGTTGCAGATCTTCGCCGCCTGGCCCAGCCCGGACCCGCCGCAGTGCACGATCCGCCCGCCCATCACCTCGAGCAGCGGCAGCACCTCGGCGTACACGTCGTCGTCGGCGCCGACCATGAACGCGAGCGTCCCGGCCTCGGCGCCCACCTGGCCGCCCGAGACGGGCGCGTCGGCGGCCCGCATGCCCGCGGCCACGGCCGCCTCGGCGGCCTCGCGGGCCTCCGCCACGTCGATCGTGGAGCAGTCCAGGAACACGGTGCCCGGGCGGGCGGCGCCGAGCAGCCCCGGCGCGTCGCCCCGGCCCCGGTACACGTCCAGCACGAGGCGCCCGTGGGGCAGCATGGTGAGCACGACGTCGGCCTCGGCGGCCGCCGCGGCGGTGTCCGAGACGGTCTCGACGCCGGCCGCGCGGGCCTTCTCGAGCGCTGCGGGGACGAGGTCGAAGCCGAGCACGCGGTGGCCCGCGGCGGCGAGGTTGG belongs to Micrococcus sp. 2A and includes:
- the mmsB gene encoding 3-hydroxyisobutyrate dehydrogenase, producing MTTVLFLGLGHMGGPMAANLAAAGHRVLGFDLVPAALEKARAAGVETVSDTAAAAAEADVVLTMLPHGRLVLDVYRGRGDAPGLLGAARPGTVFLDCSTIDVAEAREAAEAAVAAGMRAADAPVSGGQVGAEAGTLAFMVGADDDVYAEVLPLLEVMGGRIVHCGGSGLGQAAKICNNMVLGVTQIAVAEAFVLGERLGLDHQALYDVMSQASGQCWALTTNCPVPGPVPGSPANRDYRPGFAGALMSKDLGLALQALDQQGVAADMGRLAQAKYAEYAAGDGAGRDFSGIIEDIRAAHTEENQA